The genomic stretch ccattgacttccatagtaggaataaaaaaatgtgatggaatttaatgggtaccgtcaactgtgtgcttagcatcattcatcaaaatattttcttcatcatttaatACAATACTTATGAAatatgtttttcctactatggaagtcaatggtcactatctgctgtgtgtttaccatcatttctcaaaatatcttcttttatattcatcagaaaaaggaaattcattttaaggtgaactatcccttaaacagtgttaataagtcaaaatgcaactttagacccccccccccccccacacacacacactttaaggAGTCACAGGCTTTTCATGACAAAACGTTTTAGTGCATAACTTCTAGTAAAACTTCTCTCATGTGTGTTCTACTATAATTCAATGATATCATTACGCTCATGCATTTAAACATTTCAACTATATAAACATATTGATTCACAGTGCTTCCTCTTTATATAAAGAGCATTGTGTATGTTGTGAGTTTTTACTGTGGTCACTTGACACTATCATGCTGGATTAGCTTCAAGCTGGGTCACCATTGATCTCCAATGCTGAATGTATCATTATATAACCCAACACAACAGTTCATATAAAGCAACCATTTAAGTCCTTGCAAGTCAATCAGCGGCAACAGAGCCACagcaattatatatatatatatatatattttttttttatatatatatatatatatataatatatagtataaatatatatttatatatattttttattattattattatttttaaaggcGTGGCAAGTGGTTCAATTTCAAAGCTGCGTTtcatattttacataatagAAGTCTGTTCCAATTCCAAGTAATTGTGTATCTAGCTATATGAATAGCatctattttgtttgtttggaagATGATACATGCGTTTTTTCATTCCCTAATTAAAATGGATAAAAGAAGCCTTATTAACTCCAGAGCCTTGTACACACTAATTGTGTGTTTGAAACAAATAGTTTTTCCAATTCTTTTTGAAACCGTTTACAATTCATGGCACTCGCTGAATCCAATTGGATAATTATACACCCCTTTTGTACATGATTCATCTGATCCGCATTCAGTTCTGGTGTAATTGACAGGATCCCAAAGTATGAATCTGACACTTTCCAGACAGCTTGAGTACATCTTGTGCCACGTTTCTAAtcttttcattttctctttttctaACAGCGTGCCAAATTGGGTCCTATAAAGCGCTCGCAGGCTCAGGTTCCTGTACGGAGTGCCCGGCTAACAGCAGAACCAGTTCAGAAGGCTCCAAGCTTTGCGAGTGTCGGAGTGGTTTCTACCGCGCGCCCACCGATGCTAATACTACAGCCTGCACAAGTAAAACACCAACCAGTTATATTCTCatagattatttattttaagtcaATGGATAAACAGTCCTCATAAATATTAACCAAACCAACTCATCCAAAGTAGTTTAGAGGGTAATCATTACTTGATAGAAGCTCTGTTTTTCTTTTGTATTCATTCCTAGGTTCTCCATCAGCACCAGTGTCCCTTTCCTGGGAGTATGAGAGCGCAGAAGGTGGGGTATCACTGAGATGGAGACCACCCACAGATATGGGGGGTCGGAGTGAAGTGTGGTATGGGGTGGTGTGTCGAATCTGCCCTTCTGCCACTAACACCCCACCCAGCATGTGCTCCTGGTGTGGAGAGATGGTTACTTTTTCTCCTTCTCAAACTGGTTTAAAACAGACGAGGGTCACTCTCAAAAACCTGCTCACTAGGGTCACCTACCTCATACAGGTACATAGACCATTACAGAGGCACAGAGATTGTACGGTTTTTAGTACCAATAGAAATATTCAGTCATTTGTGAAATCTAGCCCCAGTCTCTCATACATGTCAAACGTTAAAAAGTGTAGCTGCAATATAAGTTGATTTTACAGGTTCAGGCAATAAATGAAGTATCGGCACTAAGTCCGTTTCCACCTCAGTTTGCCAGCATCAACTTCACCACCAGCCAATCAGGTAAGAGAAATGAAAATGTACACATCGGGGTTAGCGCCAATATGTGTGAACATCAGACTGTTCTGTTTTGATGTGTTTCTGCCATTTATGTGCCTAGACGTCTATCACCCCTCTCTCTATCTTCTCTCGCTCCCATGGTCCCTTATTTCTGTCCATCTGTCTTTTCCCCTCATCATTTTTCGTTCTGGACCCAGGTGGCTTGAGGTCACGATATCCTGTCAACTCATATCATGATCAGAAACGCAGAGACGGACAGAAAGAGATGAAAATGGAGAGAGGATAATCAATGTGGCAGTCCGCAGAAACTTGGGAAACATCACtcatctctctcgctctctctctttctctctctctctctctctatacaATGTACACAACTTTACCACCCATAGCTTAATAGCAGGACTGAGTCATCTAGCCATGCACTTCCACATGACTGATTAACAGATGAAGATATTCGGTTGAGATGGGGGTCTGTGAAGAGGGCGGGATTAGAGAATGGTTAACTCATGACCTCATTAGTACAGATAAAGCTTCAGCCTTACTAACATGTAGCAAAGCATTATATATGTATTTGGGACTGTTTTTGCATGTGAAACCATTGTTACTCTCTatatttagaaatatattttataaatatattatataaatataggGAATTATGGAAAAGCCAAAGAATGGAGTGGTAGCAGGAAAGTGTTTATAATAAATAGGGCCCCCTTGTGGTCACAGTTGTTCATTACTTATTTTAATACTCGTGGTTCTTGTCATGTTTCTTTAGTGCCTTCTGAGGTTCCAATGCTGCACCAGTTGAGCAGAGTTCAAGACTCCATCACACTGTCATGGCCTCAGCCTGATCGGCCCAATGGCGACATCCTAGAATACCAGCTTCGATACTACGATAAGGTTATAAGCTGTAACTCAAGATCCAATATTCCAATGCAAACTTccaatgttgtttttttccatGGAACACAGGAGGATTTTTCAGGAATGGAGACTGAGTTGAAAAAGCATGCAAATGCATCATAAAACTTGAAATCATACAGTAGGTTTGTGTAAAGAACAGATCAAACATTTTCATGCACTGAAAATATTGGGGGTACTCATGGCTTAAAAGTCTGGCTTGTAAACCGAAGGGTGCCGGTTTGAGTCTCATGGCCTACAGGTTGCGACTGAGGTGCCATTGAGCAAGGAATGTTATCTCCAGTTTTGCGCCCCACAGGAAGTGTCCCCGTAAACTGAACGGCATACTTAATGGTActttttcatagattaaagactcccaacagtataaaatgcattatgtctaaggaattgtgtgtgtgtgtgttcatgacttaaatcaagaggtcacatttcgagtatgtactttttaaagcttgaagatttaatttaattgcCCTGAAAAGAGTGACCGTATGTTCTTTAACATTTTTCCTTTGTTTCACAGAAGCAAAAAAGTAATTTaggtttttaacagaaaaatcaaatttttttcaCCATTTAGACtagttaatttgtttatttgttattttgtttttgtctcTTCTGGCAGGGTTCAGATGAGGACAGTGCTGTGAGTGTGTTCAGTGAAACTAACACAGTAACAGTTGGAGGTTTGATTCCAGGCTCCATCTATGCCTTCCAGATTCGTGCTCGAAACGAGAGGGGCTATGGACCTTACAGCCACACCATTTACTTCAGCACTTTAGCAATGGGTGAGCCAAAATAATACCACATATTATGTAATACTCCATCATTTAGGACTCTAGAAATgactcattattattattattatacaaacATATTCGTGCCATTGatatggctgcaggaggcgcagtgATGTTGTGCAGCGTCTGAAattagtccccttggtaactttcaatagcaggggactgttttcaggcgctgcgtagtatcgttgcgcctcctgcagccatgttatggcagcaaagtctttgattattacgtcagaatgcgagtatagttcctagacatatctgcctagaaaatcgcaactttgaattttccgtcggccttagtacacgatgtaactacagaagagtcaagttttaaataggaaaaatattgaaactctttggttgtttttgagcgtgatgctaatcagattctatggattgtgctaagttATGCTAGCCTAAAAgcgctagcaccagacccggagatcagctgaatggacgaAAACAAATTAACGgtacaaattaaatgtttaactctaggggagctgggaaattagcatattttcaaaaaaagtgcagtgtccctttaacatgacAATATTGTCTCTATAACAATAATCCTAGCTGTTAGCACTAGCttacaagatttttttctttatacactacaaaaaaattattttcaagaaaaaaaaatcttactatttttgtcttgttttcagtaaaaatatctaaaaattcttaaattaagatgctttttcgtgaagagcaaaacgacccaagaaaataagtctagtttttagaccaaaaatatcaaatttaagtgattttgtgcataaaacaagcaaaaaaatctgccaatggggtaagcaaatttttcttgaatttttcttgaatttagtgtttaagaaaaatgttcaatatctttttgcttaccccattggcagatttttttgcttgttttatgcacataaaatcacttaaataggatatttttggtctaaaaactagacttattttcttgggtcgttttgctcatcaaaaaaagcatcttaatttaatactAAGAACAGTTGTTCAGTGagaaatgattcattcaatttactcaaatttttttacggtaagtggtcgcaatcaatttatttaagctacatttaaacaaaaaaatagcaaaacaaaacaaaatacttttgtttaaatgtagcttaaataaattgattgcaaccacttaccttaaaaaaattgagtaaattgaataaatattttttttagtgtgGGCTACAGTATAAATAGGCATAATTACACATTATTTCTAATTATATTATGACTTTAACAGTGACAGCATGCACTCAAGCTCGCTTTGACAGGAAAATGTATACAATATATATGTTGATCTGAttattaaagataatgatatatgtgagataaaaaaactgaaacaggaagtgtttctggaccagcgttgtttacatcttttgaaatggtctacaGATCacgttttgtcactacgttaTCTTACACGACCACATGTTTTTCCTGTGGTGGCTAAACCAAAAGTGAgcggtgagctgtggactgagctgttggttgtaACTCAGAGTCTCACCACTAGATcctgctaaaaatctacacactggacctttaatgTTATCCTAGGATAATAGGAGCATCTTGTGTTTTAAATTATCTATATCATTTAGCTTATATTTAatagcacatttattttgttttcatagACATTTGGACTTGACTGATGCAATTTCTCCTACAATGGGCACAATAGCTGTATAAGTTATATTATCAAACTAAACTCTAATCCCATGTTTCTTTTTAGAGGAACAGTCCAAGCAAATTCAAAACCGTCTGCCTCTTATGGTTGGATCAGTGATGGGTGGGGCAGCGTTTCTATTAGTTGTAACAGCAATCATCATCGTGTTTGTGTTTAAGAGGTATGTACAACAAAACTATTTACCTTACCAGATAGATATTGttgtatataaaaaataacttaataGAAGATAACTGttgttatatatttgtattgtttttcctCTAGTAAAAGGAGAGAGAGTCCTTATAGTGACAGACTGCAGCGATACATCAGCAACAGAGGTACAGTAAAGCTTCGCTGTAGCCTACAGTATGTTGTCTGATCTACTTTACAGAATGTGCTGTTTAATACAGCCAAGATCtgaataaagagaaaaaaacaatgttttcacTTTTCACTCCATATTTCAAGCTTCTAAGTAGTATGCATTCAGACTAGTGGGTAATTATAGCTGTTATATAATAACTGTGTGTCTGTGAAACACTCCGTCTACACCACAATGAAAAGTGGTTTGTGAGGCGTTTGGTATTGTGACAACAGGCTATAAATCTCCTGCTGTGTCAGTAGTTTTTACATATTTGTGGTATTACTTGACTTGGCCTGAAAACACCCTGACAGCATGTCTGTAATATAGCCAATTATCACACTATTATAAAGTTAAACGTGGATGCTGTTATTCACCCAGGTGGAGTGAAATATTACGTAGACCCCTCCACTTACGAAGACCCCAGTGAGGCCGTCAAAGAATTTGCACGGGAAATTGACCCTGCTCACCTAAAGATCGAAGAGGTCATTGGTGCTGGTATGTACTTGGGATAAATTTTTCCTTTATAGAGgcaaaataacatacattttcaataatatcaataattataGTTTATGTGgtgctcagatgcaaaagcctctaatcaccatctctgtcaaaaaatgagataatgatattaacagAATGCTCTTGGCATGTATTATAGtctatgttcatcaaatactttcgctttgaatccgcttaatcctggcctcaaGTCTTTAAGAAATACAGTTTTGTTGGCAGTATCCACTAAACAGCATGATGGTTTtccagcaaagtcctctaagtgcactgAAGAAGAATTTGATTATTGACATTCcgcatacactcacctaaaggattattaggaacacctgttcaatttctcattaatgcaattatctaatcaaccaatgacatggcagttgcttcaatgcatttagggatgtggtcctggtcaagacaatctcctgaactccaaactgaatgtcagaatgggaaagaaaggtgatttaagctatttggagcgtggcatggttgttggtgccagacgggccggtctaagtatttcacaatctgctcagttattgggattttcacgcacaaccatttctagggtttacaaagactggtgtgaaaagggaaaaacatccagtatgcggcagtcctgtgggcgaaaatgccttgttgatgctagaggtcagaggagaatgagcagactgattcaagctgatagaagagcaactttgactgaaataaccactcgttacaaccgaggtatgcagcaaagcatttgtgaagccacaacacgcacaaccttgatgcagatgggctacaacagcagaagacccacCCCGGTACCActtatctccactacaaataggaaaaagagactacaacagttgaagactggaaaaatgttgcctggtctgatgagtctcgatttctgttgagacatttagaTGGCAGAGTCAGAATtcggcgtaaacagaatgagaacatgactccatcatgccttgttaccaatgtgcaggctggtggtggtggtgtaatggtgtgggggatattttcttggcacactttaggccccttagtgcaaATTGGGcttcgtttaaatgccacggcctacctgagcattgtttctgaccatgtccacccctttatgaccaccatgtacccatgcTCTGATagctactttcagcaggataatgcagcatgtcacaaagctcagatcatttcaaattggtcttttgaacatgagaatgagttcactgtactaaaatggcccccacagtcaccagatctcaacccaatagagcatctttgggatgtggtggaacgggtgcttcgtgccctggatgtgcatcccagaaatctccatcaactgcaatatgctatcctatcaatatgtttttctaaagaatgctttcagcaccttgttgaatcaatgccacatagaattaaggcagttctgaaggcgaaagggcgtcaaacacagtattagtatggtgttaaTAATAATCCTTTAGTTGAGTGTATGTCAACATGCAAACATTTTTACACGGTTTAAGCTGGTTTACtgaatatattaggatattgaccGAATTTTAGGGCTTTTTACTTTTATTCCAGTAAAGAGTGACTGGAGACTTTTTTAGTAGTGAAGATTTTTGCAtctacttagagggttttgcactGAAAGACAGACAATTTTGAAATGACCAaaatgacatttgtgaaaataaggcatttcagttactgacttataaccttttcattgccattaaagtacaattgctgaacctaaacataataaatgctaatttacaaagaaaacacacttagagggttttgcatctgaactcttcatatatattttgGTTTTTTAAATTATCTTAGATAaacaaagtatacatttttccTTCTAGCTCAGTTTGGTGAGGTGTCCCGTGGGCGGTACAGACCCCTGGGTCGTAGAGAGGTATTGGTTGCAGTTAAAACTTTACGCTGGGGAGTGACAGACCGAGAGAAGAATGTGTTTCTCAGCGAGGCAGGAGTCCTTGGCCAGTTTGACCACCCCAATGTACTGAAGCTGGAGGGTGTGATAACCCGCACACCACCTGAACGTATTATCACAGAGTTTATGGAGAACGGCCCACTTGATGCCTTTCTGAGGGTACGGCTCCATCAAAATCTGTTTTTTCGATGCCTTTTACATTTGCTTAATCTCCCTCTTCCATCTCTCAATGTATTTCATGAAGTCAAACTAAaactatttgtatttttaaaggagAATGAGGATCAGTTTAGTGTGCTACAGCTGGTAGGCATGCTGAGAGGCGTTGGAGCTGGAATGCGTTATCTTTCAGAGAGGAATTTTGTTCATCGTGATCTCGCAGCGAGGAACATTCTTGTGAATTCGAACCTGGTGTGTAAGGTGTCTGACTTCGGCCTGTCACGTTTAATGAGGGGGCTGGACCGCAACATGCCCACCTACACTGCATCGCTGGTGTGTTATGGGAACTTTCCAGAAAATTCCAAAAATATATTCTTTCCCTTTATGATAATGTGCACTGTGATCCATTTTTTCCCATCCTAAATTTTCTACCTaacccattattattattattaccattTACAGCTTTGTTTCATTTGTGTTGTATATTATCTAATgattctctctgtctgtctctgtcagGGTAGTAAGATCCCTGTACGGTGGACAGCCCCTGAAGCTTTCCAGCACCGTAAGTTCAGTTCAGCAAGTGACGTCTGGAGCTTTGGCATACTCATGTGGGAGGTCATGTCATATGGAGAACGTCCGTACTGGGACATGAGCAACCAAGAGGTGAGGATTTAATCCCATGCACTTTATAATGGCATATAACACTATGCAGTTCACTAGAGGGAGCTACTGGACTATCATATGTGCATGTAGACATTGATGTTTTTCTGTGCCTCATACAATTGTCCATTCTATTTCTATTTACTGTATCTGTCGTTCTTTCTGTCTCTGTAGGTAATGAAGGCAGTTGTAGATCAGTACCGCTTGCCTGCTCCGACCTGTTGTCCGCCTGCTCTTCATGCACTCATGCTTCAGTGCTGGCAGGCTGACAGACAGGACCGACCAGGCTTTGATTCTCTTCTGTCGTCTCTTGACCGCCTCATACGACACCCCGCTTCCCTGAAGGCTGACCATATCCGGTAAGTTAAAACTatggacatttaagtagttttgacaaacatatcttacaaaatacaatactgttgtgcatcttgagacaaaacaatggcactgatatatgttgtGATAtgaaagatgtttttaaattaaggctgCTCAGACATGCATTtcagtctgggactaggataagccctgtccggaaaaACCCCTGTGGTGTTTTAGTATTTCCGTTAGTATTAGGGCATTGCAAAGGCTGTGCGTTCAATGCATGGAACATGTATACAAATAACAAAGTATACATTGAATGCACTATAGATATCAAATGCATGTAAATTTCTCGCCTTTGTATATAAGCATAATAatcttgtgttatatttttctcatttttagtCCCACCCAGCCACTGCTAAGCCCCACCCCTACAGACCTCTCATCAGTTGTAACAGTCAGTGATTGGCTGACAGCTTTAAAGATGGATCGATATAAGGATGCTTTTGAAAGAGCACAGTTTCACAGTTTGGAAAGAGTGAGCATGCTCACAATGGAGTAAGTTTTgctatttgaaaaaaaactaaTGAATGTTTCAAAACAACTGTCTAAACCaatgtttttatgttgtttttaggGATGTACAGGCTGTAGGTGTAAATTTAATTGGTCATCAGCGGAAGATCGTAAACGCAGCTAAACAGCTCAGGACACATCTTACTCAGGGACATGTGGAGGTCTAGGGCTTCCCACTTTGTGTTAACACAGCAGTGCATGCTGGGGGTCGTATAACCCACAGCCTGTGTCAGCCCACAACAACACTGGACgagaatgaaagagagagaCCGAAAGAGAAGCTTTGATGAAGACGATTAATACTTATTCACTTAACTGTCCCACCCTTCCTTCCCAAACTGCCGTCTTCCATATTCCTACTCCGATTTCCTCCTTTATTGTTGCACTACCTCTCACTTTTTGGTTCATTGCTTATTATGGCATTCAGTATGAACTTGCGCCTTAAATACACAAAGAAGGAAACTGCTTTTACAATCAATTGCAAAGACAATCAGAGACTTTGAATGGACAGTTATTGTCTTTGTTGGCACTTTTGGTCAATGGCACTAGATGTTGTGTTATTAactgtacacactgcaaaaaaatctaactttGTATTTAATTTGTCTTTTTGTCTAATACAAATATTCAAACATCCGTAAAATAAGACATAATTAAAGAAAACTGTATTTTTGGTTCCCTTATGGTAGTGATTCTCAAAATTTTCAGCGTGCGCCCCCTCCCTTAGCCCCCTCCCATGGAAAGTCACGACATGAAACTGTCATAAAAAgacttttaaataaacaatatataACAAATTAAACAGTAAACTGTTGGTAATTTTGCTGATGCTgtattatttcataaaatgccATAATGCCCTGGTCACGCCACCCAGTTTCAGAACCACTGCCTTCTAGGAAagtattttattgttgttttaagTTTTAACCTCAAGCtggtattaaaaaaattaaatagcaATCATTTGATTTATTAGTACTCCGAGCTTAATAGtatctttaaaaactttttttcatgAGATTTTGTttgacaaataaattaatcttgttttaaggatgtttaaatatttaaaataattaataattaaaagaATGTTTTCTTGCAGTACAGTCAGTCTCATTTTTTGCACCTGCAGCTAAAAACTTGTGGCATGTAGACTGATGTACACTTATTATATGGTAGGTGTGGAAAGTGAggaaagtttttgttttacaataTGGCCACAGTATAGTTTTTAGAGTTACCTGACATGATCTCATTGGTCTCAGTGATCATCACATTAACATACAAAAGCACAAGGTTTAAATCATTATGTGCTTCTGTGTGCTGATCCTGAAGACATTTCCTATCACCAGTCCTGATCTTGTCCCAAAGTACATGATTATCTCACCCCTTGAATAATGTAGCATAAAGTCACATTGTAACATATGAACATTGTATGGTAGATTTTGCCGTAAATGTGATTATTATTGATTGATACGGGAGTGCgtgatgtatgtatgtatgtatattttgagtgtgtgtgtttgtgtgacagCCTTTAAGTGTATAGTATGTTTGGCATGTGGATTTCTGCGTGTAGAATATCCATGCACAGTTCGAAAGAGTGTATGATCAAGTGGTTGTATATTTCGATTTGTTTCATTGTACAGTTGTTCATTACCACGATTCCACCATTGTccaaatttgtaaaatatatatgattttgtttaaatatgCCTCCAGTCTGTTATATAAACCATGTTTAGTTTAATAATCATTTTTATAAGACAAACTCTGCTTTTAAGACCAAATTATATAATGTTATGTGTATTGTCTCATTTTCATCTCCATCTCCCACGTGCTGACAGCAGCAGAGTTAGACATAAATCAGTATGCGTCAGCTTTACGCAGAACTGGGCATGTTCTTAGTATGAGATTGTGATCTGATAGGGGCAATGCATACAGGATCCAGACACTAATGAGAATTGTTGAAATAATACATCAGTTAAATTATATGTAAAACATATAcattacacacatatatacattataCTGTAGCCAACAGAAAACTATGCATAGCTGTCACTACAGGTTCCACACAATATAAGGCAGAAAACTTGCACAGTTCATTATAAATGATTTCTATgacattaaaatacaatttagtTCACATATTGGTATTGGATATTCTGAATTcactaattttttacatttttatgcaaaaccaacacacacacacatatacacgtATTTCTATATAGACATAGACATAATGACTTTTAAACTGTACAAACTATATTTTCTATTCCCTCACACAAACCTTTTATACATTATCAAATAAACATCATTTAGTTAGGCTAAATAATCAATTcttttcatctttaaaaaaaactattaactCTCAAGAGGTTTAACAGTTAAACCATATGCTCTAAGTGATATTCAGTAAAGCTCTATAATAACATAGAAAGATGTGTTTTTATTGCACAACAACACGACTAAGTCATCCTGAGAAAAAACATCCATTACTTGTAACGTGTAGTCTAAGCTAATAATAGCATCACACAGTATTGTTGACCAACTGTTATTATTCATGTGACATTAAAACGTATAGTCAAGAAG from Misgurnus anguillicaudatus chromosome 10, ASM2758022v2, whole genome shotgun sequence encodes the following:
- the ephb6 gene encoding ephrin type-B receptor 5 isoform X1 encodes the protein MDMWRIFLSLSLVVQQSSAEEVMLLDTTESTAELGWTTYPDTGWDEVSVLDDKGKLMRTFEVCNVNQNTRLQDNWLATPFLYRQSAPRIFVTLRFSVRDCASLRSPSPTCRETLTLYYKQADSQRELERTWAAEPSTGESREGWVKIDTIAADKSFSRVEPSLPHQYKSESARRINVKTRSFAPLTRKGFVLAVVDSGACVSLMGVSIFYRRCPATSRYLAFYPATPSGAEPTSLVPVTGTCVPHSQSQGGTPPRMHCNTEGEWLVPVGGCTCDAGYEPNHNGSACLACQIGSYKALAGSGSCTECPANSRTSSEGSKLCECRSGFYRAPTDANTTACTSSPSAPVSLSWEYESAEGGVSLRWRPPTDMGGRSEVWYGVVCRICPSATNTPPSMCSWCGEMVTFSPSQTGLKQTRVTLKNLLTRVTYLIQVQAINEVSALSPFPPQFASINFTTSQSVPSEVPMLHQLSRVQDSITLSWPQPDRPNGDILEYQLRYYDKGSDEDSAVSVFSETNTVTVGGLIPGSIYAFQIRARNERGYGPYSHTIYFSTLAMEEQSKQIQNRLPLMVGSVMGGAAFLLVVTAIIIVFVFKSKRRESPYSDRLQRYISNRGGVKYYVDPSTYEDPSEAVKEFAREIDPAHLKIEEVIGAAQFGEVSRGRYRPLGRREVLVAVKTLRWGVTDREKNVFLSEAGVLGQFDHPNVLKLEGVITRTPPERIITEFMENGPLDAFLRENEDQFSVLQLVGMLRGVGAGMRYLSERNFVHRDLAARNILVNSNLVCKVSDFGLSRLMRGLDRNMPTYTASLGSKIPVRWTAPEAFQHRKFSSASDVWSFGILMWEVMSYGERPYWDMSNQEVMKAVVDQYRLPAPTCCPPALHALMLQCWQADRQDRPGFDSLLSSLDRLIRHPASLKADHIRPTQPLLSPTPTDLSSVVTVSDWLTALKMDRYKDAFERAQFHSLERVSMLTMEDVQAVGVNLIGHQRKIVNAAKQLRTHLTQGHVEV
- the ephb6 gene encoding ephrin type-B receptor 5 isoform X2, whose product is MLLDTTESTAELGWTTYPDTGWDEVSVLDDKGKLMRTFEVCNVNQNTRLQDNWLATPFLYRQSAPRIFVTLRFSVRDCASLRSPSPTCRETLTLYYKQADSQRELERTWAAEPSTGESREGWVKIDTIAADKSFSRVEPSLPHQYKSESARRINVKTRSFAPLTRKGFVLAVVDSGACVSLMGVSIFYRRCPATSRYLAFYPATPSGAEPTSLVPVTGTCVPHSQSQGGTPPRMHCNTEGEWLVPVGGCTCDAGYEPNHNGSACLACQIGSYKALAGSGSCTECPANSRTSSEGSKLCECRSGFYRAPTDANTTACTSSPSAPVSLSWEYESAEGGVSLRWRPPTDMGGRSEVWYGVVCRICPSATNTPPSMCSWCGEMVTFSPSQTGLKQTRVTLKNLLTRVTYLIQVQAINEVSALSPFPPQFASINFTTSQSVPSEVPMLHQLSRVQDSITLSWPQPDRPNGDILEYQLRYYDKGSDEDSAVSVFSETNTVTVGGLIPGSIYAFQIRARNERGYGPYSHTIYFSTLAMEEQSKQIQNRLPLMVGSVMGGAAFLLVVTAIIIVFVFKSKRRESPYSDRLQRYISNRGGVKYYVDPSTYEDPSEAVKEFAREIDPAHLKIEEVIGAAQFGEVSRGRYRPLGRREVLVAVKTLRWGVTDREKNVFLSEAGVLGQFDHPNVLKLEGVITRTPPERIITEFMENGPLDAFLRENEDQFSVLQLVGMLRGVGAGMRYLSERNFVHRDLAARNILVNSNLVCKVSDFGLSRLMRGLDRNMPTYTASLGSKIPVRWTAPEAFQHRKFSSASDVWSFGILMWEVMSYGERPYWDMSNQEVMKAVVDQYRLPAPTCCPPALHALMLQCWQADRQDRPGFDSLLSSLDRLIRHPASLKADHIRPTQPLLSPTPTDLSSVVTVSDWLTALKMDRYKDAFERAQFHSLERVSMLTMEDVQAVGVNLIGHQRKIVNAAKQLRTHLTQGHVEV
- the ephb6 gene encoding ephrin type-B receptor 5 isoform X3, giving the protein MIMSVLSTSPIPGRPSTGESREGWVKIDTIAADKSFSRVEPSLPHQYKSESARRINVKTRSFAPLTRKGFVLAVVDSGACVSLMGVSIFYRRCPATSRYLAFYPATPSGAEPTSLVPVTGTCVPHSQSQGGTPPRMHCNTEGEWLVPVGGCTCDAGYEPNHNGSACLACQIGSYKALAGSGSCTECPANSRTSSEGSKLCECRSGFYRAPTDANTTACTSSPSAPVSLSWEYESAEGGVSLRWRPPTDMGGRSEVWYGVVCRICPSATNTPPSMCSWCGEMVTFSPSQTGLKQTRVTLKNLLTRVTYLIQVQAINEVSALSPFPPQFASINFTTSQSVPSEVPMLHQLSRVQDSITLSWPQPDRPNGDILEYQLRYYDKGSDEDSAVSVFSETNTVTVGGLIPGSIYAFQIRARNERGYGPYSHTIYFSTLAMEEQSKQIQNRLPLMVGSVMGGAAFLLVVTAIIIVFVFKSKRRESPYSDRLQRYISNRGGVKYYVDPSTYEDPSEAVKEFAREIDPAHLKIEEVIGAAQFGEVSRGRYRPLGRREVLVAVKTLRWGVTDREKNVFLSEAGVLGQFDHPNVLKLEGVITRTPPERIITEFMENGPLDAFLRENEDQFSVLQLVGMLRGVGAGMRYLSERNFVHRDLAARNILVNSNLVCKVSDFGLSRLMRGLDRNMPTYTASLGSKIPVRWTAPEAFQHRKFSSASDVWSFGILMWEVMSYGERPYWDMSNQEVMKAVVDQYRLPAPTCCPPALHALMLQCWQADRQDRPGFDSLLSSLDRLIRHPASLKADHIRPTQPLLSPTPTDLSSVVTVSDWLTALKMDRYKDAFERAQFHSLERVSMLTMEDVQAVGVNLIGHQRKIVNAAKQLRTHLTQGHVEV